Proteins encoded in a region of the Trypanosoma brucei brucei TREU927 chromosome 5, complete sequence genome:
- a CDS encoding hypothetical protein, conserved (similar to SP:O13765: Lariat debranching enzyme (EC 3.1.-.-). {Schizosaccharomyces pombe} (PMID: 9001235)): MSSLVHHFFNVKGGVTERTAPSSSGGATETFANLHVAVVGCCHGELDKIYLACSDHEVSSGKKIDFVICAGDFQALRREEDLKCMAVPEKYRSLGDFVKYYQGEKRAPYLTLFVGGNHECSDWLAEESYGGFLAPNIYYLGHSGVVVVDGCITVAGISGIFKAHDYVRPYPNRPFHVSEASKRSAYHVRRIEVEKLRAFVRALRHMQQWGRKWGAQSVSPLATAANIANPAQKVSQDGGNDTTNSHITLPPVDIFVSHDWPTGVTKYGDEEQLLRYKPYFREDIRHGVLGNPHTVKLLQDIKPRYWIAAHLHCRFEATVPHENTSGKCTTAGTTSPVATQQKTKFLALDKPAKGKGFIDFIDVPGERGAVGRKSDVDRVVHHPLWLRVLRESHNYLSANDDSWSSETCNFLQSSEEEPISTEVSIPAHSTKQLLQSLGLPPSPIQQAQPQSTIAVVAGGGSGHHRPVTGSGHAKLDDKAGAPDANCSSVATRPADWNGARTEDGVDAGNDLPWVEDAVGDV; encoded by the coding sequence ATGTCGAGTCTGGTGCATCACTTTTTTAATGTAAAGGGGGGCGTAACCGAGAGGACGGCTCCCTCAAGCAGTGGTGGAGCAACCGAGACATTTGCTAATTTGCACGTGGCCGTGGTGGGGTGTTGCCACGGAGAACTCGATAAAATATATCTAGCGTGCTCCGACCACGAGGTTTCATCGGGGAAAAAGATTGATTTTGTCATCTGTGCTGGCGATTTCCAAGCCCTCCGCAGAGAGGAGGACTTGAAGTGTATGGCTGTGCCGGAGAAGTATCGCTCTCTCGGCGACTTTGTAAAGTACTATCAGGGCGAAAAGCGGGCACCGTACCTTACATTGTTCGTTGGCGGAAACCACGAGTGCTCCGATTGGCTCGCCGAAGAGTCGTACGGTGGCTTCCTCGCACCCAACATTTATTATTTAGGTCACTCaggagttgttgttgttgatggttGCATTACGGTTGCAGGCATAAGTGGGATTTTCAAGGCCCATGACTACGTGCGGCCTTATCCCAACCGGCCGTTTCATGTCTCTGAGGCCTCAAAGCGCTCCGCCTACCACGTGCGCCGCATTGAGGTAGAAAAATTAAGGGCTTTTGTGCGTGCCCTTCGGCACATGCAGCAGTGGGGCCGGAAATGGGGTGCACAGTCAGTATCACCGTTGGCTACAGCTGCGAACATCGCGAATCCGGCACAGAAAGTATCTCAGGATGGGGGAAATGACACTACCAACTCCCATATTACCCTCCCTCCTGTTGACATATTTGTTTCCCACGACTGGCCTACTGGTGTAACAAAATACGGTGATGAAGAACAATTACTCCGATATAAGCCGTACTTCAGGGAAGATATACGACACGGTGTCCTGGGCAATCCGCACACTGTGAAGCTGCTGCAGGATATAAAACCGCGGTACTGGATAGCTGCCCATTTACACTGCCGATTTGAGGCTACCGTCCCACATGAGAACACGAGCGGCAAATGCACCACTGCAGGTACCACTTCCCCGGTGGCGACCCAGCAGAAAACGAAATTTCTCGCACTGGACAAACCTGCTAAGGGTAAGGGGTTTATCGACTTTATTGATGTTCCAGGGGAACGCGGTGCTGTGGGGCGGAAAAGTGATGTGGATCGAGTTGTTCACCATCCTCTGTGGTTGAGGGTGTTGAGGGAATCACACAACTACTTATCAGCAAACGACGATAGTTGGTCGTCTGAAACGTGCAACTTCCTACAAAGTTCCGAGGAGGAGCCGATAAGTACCGAAGTCTCGATACCAGCCCATAGCACAAAACAGTTACTGCAATCGCTAGGACTCCCACCCTCTCCAATCCAGCAGGCCCAACCACAGTCAACAATTGCGGTCGTAGCAGGGGGGGGTTCTGGACATCATCGTCCGGTGACGGGCAGTGGGCATGCGAAACTGGACGATAAGGCGGGAGCGCCGGATGCCAACTGCTCATCGGTAGCAACGAGGCCGGCTGATTGGAACGGCGCTCGCACTGAAGATGGTGTTGACGCTGGGAACGATTTGCCGTGGGTGGAGGATGCCGTAGGGGATGTGTGA